The following are encoded together in the Triticum dicoccoides isolate Atlit2015 ecotype Zavitan chromosome 6B, WEW_v2.0, whole genome shotgun sequence genome:
- the LOC119320498 gene encoding DNA repair protein XRCC3 homolog: MRPPAPKTSAYSQQEPRPENLLLLLAPPRAAKLSLGCPLLDRLLSGGLPAASVTEIAGESAAGKTQLCLQLALLAPLSPHPSSSLFLCSDVPFPLRRLRLLAPKSRPDLLDHVLVAAVHSPSDLLSLLSRAQYHLSHPSRSPHPLPIRVILLDSIASLFRADFDASPADLKRRSGLFFKISAKLKELAHRHQCVVVVTNQVVDVVEGNTGNTVAWSSGRQVSPALGLAWANCVNTRLFLTREVDSNSGSARRHMKVAFAPHLPVRTCEFVIRRDGVFGVEPAQR, translated from the coding sequence ATGCGGCCTCCGGCGCCCAAGACCTCCGCCTACAGCCAACAAGAACCTCGTCCGGAGAACCTCCTTCTTCTCCTCGCTCCCCCCCGCGCTGCCAAACTCTCCCTTGGCTGCCCCCTCTTGGAccgcctcctctccggtggcctccccgCCGCGTCGGTCACAGAGATTGCTGGCGAATCCGCCGCCGGGAAGACCCAGCTTTGCCTCCAGCTCGCCCTCCTCGCGCCCCTCTCCCCTCACCCTTCCTCCTCCCTCTTCCTATGCTCCGACGTCCCCTTtcccctccgccgcctccgcctccttgcCCCCAAATCGCGGCCAGACCTCCTGGATCACGTCCTTGTGGCCGCTGTACACTCCCCCTCCGACCTCCTCTCCCTCCTATCCCGCGCCCAGTACCACCTCTCCCACCCGAGTCGCTCCCCCCATCCCCTGCCTATCCGCGTCATCCTCCTCGACTCCATCGCTTCCCTCTTCCGCGCCGACTTCGACGCCTCACCCGCCGACCTCAAACGCCGGTCTGGGCTCTTCTTCAAGATATCCGCAAAACTCAAGGAACTGGCTCACAGGCACCAATGCGTGGTTGTGGTTACCAACCAGGTGGTCGACGTAGTGGAGGGGAACACGGGAAACACCGTGGCCTGGTCGTCGGGGCGGCAGGTGAGCCCTGCGCTGGGGCTTGCGTGGGCCAACTGCGTCAACACTCGGCTGTTCCTGACGCGGGAGGTGGATAGCAACAGTGGGAGTGCGAGGAGGCACATGAAGGTGGCCTTCGCGCCGCACCTGCCGGTGCGGACGTGTGAGTTCGTGATACGGAGGGACGGTGTCTTCGGCGTTGAGCCGGCACAAAGGTAG